A stretch of Chionomys nivalis chromosome 2, mChiNiv1.1, whole genome shotgun sequence DNA encodes these proteins:
- the LOC130868500 gene encoding olfactory receptor 10A7-like, translating into MPPSSAAPPWANQSHARELEFVLLGFAHVPSLRPMLSVLFLAAFLLTLLGNTLIVLLTSLDPGLRAPMYFFLRHLGLVEICFSLDVAPRLLVTLLRPGRGLSPTSCALQLLLVLSCVTSECLLLTVMAWDRFLAICRPLHYGAIMSLRLCHLLATTCWLSGAPVSLVFTIWLFNFPFCGPRGIRHFFCDIAPLLSLVCADTRVFEASVFVATVLIMIVPVCLIVMSYTRILAAVLWMPSASGRHKALSTCASHLIVVILFYGTTGVIHLRPKASYSPESKQVVSLSYTMVTPMLNPLIYSLRNKEFKAALGRVFLQRRSTFTL; encoded by the coding sequence ATGCCACCTTCCTCGGCAGCTCCTCCCTGGGCCAATCAGAGCCACGCACGTGAGCTGGAGTTCGTGTTGCTAGGTTTCGCACATGTGCCCTCCCTGCGCCCAATGCTCTCAGTGCTCTTCCTGGCCGCCTTCCTGCTCACGTTGCTAGGCAACACACTCATCGTCTTGCTCACCAGCCTGGATCCAGGCCTGCGTGCACCCATGTACTTCTTCTTGCGCCACCTGGGGCTGGTGGAGATCTGCTTCTCACTGGACGTGGCGCCCCGTCTGCTGGTGACCCTGCTGCGGCCAGGACGTGGGCTGTCCCCGACAAGCTGTGCCCTGCAGCTGCTCCTTGTGCTGTCCTGTGTCACATCCGAGTGCTTGCTTCTCACGGTCATGGCCTGGGACCGCTTCCTGGCCATTTGCAGGCCACTGCACTATGGTGCCATCATGAGCTTGAGGCTGTGCCACCTGCTGGCCACTACCTGTTGGCTCTCAGGAGCCCCTGTGTCGCTGGTCTTCACTATCTGGCTCTTTAACTTTCCCTTCTGTGGGCCACGGGGCATTAGACACTTCTTCTGTGACATAGCACCTCTGCTGAGCCTGGTGTGTGCAGACACCAGAGTCTTCGAGGCCAGTGTCTTCGTGGCCACAGTGCTAATTATGATAGTTCCGGTCTGTCTCATAGTCATGTCCTATACCAGGATTCTGGCTGCTGTCCTTTGGATGCCATCAGCCTCTGGGCGCCACAAGGCCCTGTCCACCTGTGCCTCCCACCTCATCGTGGTGATTCTGTTTTACGGCACAACGGGGGTCATCCACTTGCGCCCCAAGGCCAGCTACTCTCCTGAGAGCAAGCAAGTGGTGTCTCTGTCATACACCATGGTGACCCCCATGCTCAATCCTCTCATCTACAGCCTGCGGAACAAGGAGTTCAAGGCTGCCTTAGGTCGTGTCTTCCTTCAGAGACgaagcacctttaccctctga